The Candidatus Palauibacter australiensis genome contains the following window.
GCCGAGCCGCACGGGGAGCGTTGTCGTGTGGCGCTCGTGCTCGGGATCTTCACCGAAGCGCCACACATCCACGGCGTTCGCGTCCGGATCGACGATCCAGTACTCGGGCACGCCGTGGCGCTCGTACAGGTCCCGCTTCTTGCTCCGGTCGCGGCGGGCCGTGGAGGGGGAGAGGATCTCAGCCACCAGATCGGGCGCGCCCCGGATCCAGTCCTTCCCCACGATCCCCCTCCGCTCGGCGGACACGAACATCAGGTCGGGCTCGACTCCCTCGCCCGTGACCGGGAACTCAACCCCGACGGGTGCCCAGAACAGCTCTCCGCG
Protein-coding sequences here:
- a CDS encoding Uma2 family endonuclease, translated to MPQSSTAPVTWLDAQRMPDDGNRYEVIGGKLYVTPAPSIRHHRITRRLFRALDPLLVKAGRGELFWAPVGVEFPVTGEGVEPDLMFVSAERRGIVGKDWIRGAPDLVAEILSPSTARRDRSKKRDLYERHGVPEYWIVDPDANAVDVWRFGEDPEHERHTTTLPVRLGSERLGTIDLRDVFRPDS